In a genomic window of Thermodesulfatator atlanticus DSM 21156:
- a CDS encoding cytochrome c3 family protein, giving the protein MIFLRILIVILAILMIAYTCIAKEIRILSPKPGSTILNRTAQVHLILAIKGNGQNQIKVKKENEIIEPFGIWKKNNTYYSHFVLKLNRGKNIYRIEPTEEEFYLNYKPLRSLLMVKTDDPSVFFFHREGLSPQECNLCHTDKIPEDVEITPVPYGPFDPKCVSCHKSLIPENFRKHSPAANWLCKFCHEEKGMIRIYSGNPRDLCIRCHVNAKEFYKKIYVHGPVGTGDCTSCHNPHASPYQFQLLADKKGDVCIICHKDKDKFVHQKPNIIVHKVLTQSGCIVCHSPHATDYQYQLYTGPINQLCTSCHINYRGLKRGHPIRSHPVVGPKDPLRKGKRFGCSSCHNPHGSQYHFLLIGEIKGGRVCQKCHPY; this is encoded by the coding sequence ATGATCTTTTTAAGAATACTAATAGTAATCTTAGCTATTTTAATGATAGCATATACGTGTATTGCTAAAGAAATAAGAATATTATCTCCAAAGCCAGGTTCTACTATTTTAAACCGAACTGCACAAGTACATTTAATTTTAGCTATAAAAGGGAACGGGCAAAATCAAATAAAAGTAAAAAAAGAAAATGAGATTATAGAGCCTTTTGGAATATGGAAAAAAAATAACACCTACTATTCACATTTCGTTTTAAAACTTAATAGAGGAAAAAATATTTATAGAATAGAACCTACTGAAGAAGAATTCTATCTAAACTATAAGCCCTTAAGAAGCTTATTAATGGTAAAAACAGACGATCCTTCAGTATTTTTTTTCCACAGAGAGGGACTGAGTCCTCAGGAATGTAATTTATGCCATACTGACAAGATCCCAGAAGATGTAGAAATAACTCCCGTTCCTTATGGGCCTTTTGATCCTAAGTGTGTTTCTTGTCACAAAAGTCTAATTCCGGAAAATTTTAGAAAACATTCACCCGCAGCAAATTGGCTTTGTAAATTTTGCCACGAAGAAAAAGGAATGATCCGCATTTATTCGGGAAATCCTAGAGATTTGTGTATAAGATGTCATGTAAATGCCAAAGAATTTTATAAAAAAATATATGTTCATGGGCCGGTTGGCACTGGTGATTGTACTTCTTGTCATAATCCTCACGCAAGTCCATATCAATTCCAACTGTTAGCCGATAAGAAAGGAGATGTTTGTATAATTTGTCACAAAGATAAGGATAAGTTTGTACATCAAAAACCAAATATAATCGTACATAAAGTATTAACACAATCTGGATGTATTGTTTGTCATAGTCCACATGCTACTGATTACCAGTACCAGCTATACACCGGACCAATAAATCAATTGTGTACAAGCTGTCATATAAACTACCGAGGCTTAAAAAGAGGTCATCCTATTCGCAGCCATCCTGTTGTTGGTCCTAAAGACCCCTTGCGCAAGGGAAAAAGATTCGGGTGCAGTAGCTGTCATAACCCTCATGGTAGCCAATATCACTTTTTACTAATAGGAGAAATTAAAGGTGGAAGAGTGTGTCAAAAGTGTCATCCTTATTAA
- a CDS encoding DUF4911 domain-containing protein → MQPKTNEKTQEVSREETTIAIKVPKDKVYFVKFVIEAAGHLAAITVKPGGKIILKCDQAESKKLRTLLKNLPFEVKFL, encoded by the coding sequence ATGCAGCCAAAAACTAACGAAAAAACCCAAGAAGTGTCAAGGGAAGAAACTACTATTGCTATTAAAGTGCCAAAAGATAAGGTCTATTTCGTAAAGTTTGTAATCGAGGCTGCCGGACACCTTGCTGCCATTACGGTTAAGCCAGGTGGAAAAATAATTTTAAAATGTGACCAAGCGGAATCTAAAAAACTCAGAACTTTACTCAAAAACCTTCCGTTTGAAGTAAAGTTCCTTTAA
- the recJ gene encoding single-stranded-DNA-specific exonuclease RecJ: MKNDPSWVAAPLNKNLVLKLASELEIPPLLVHLLINRGISSPQEIYHHLNPRLSDFPNPFLLKDMDKAVASLVKAIKKQEKIAIYGDYDVDGTTGAAILYLFLKELGLKPEVIFPHREKDGYGFHAKFIPLLKEKGIKLVLTVDCGITSHEAVSFAAKSGIDVIITDHHECPKELPPALAVINPKRPENHYPFRELAGVGVAFALLRALRQRLFEEGFFGSSPPKLKSYLDLVALGTIADIVPLIGENRLIACFGLKELSQSKRPGLVALKRVSGYENGQVDTNGIMFRLAPRINAAGRLKHAELAFKLLTTPSEEEAESLAKELHLLNAQRQQLEERILKEALAEIENKIGFEKSAYVLAGNWPLGVIGIVASRLQESFYRPVILLSLQEDLARGSGRSIPEINLYECLCACSDHLKAFGGHPAAAGLKLCPEKIKDFASAFEKAVAKCLDGKIPRPKIQIDAWVRLKHLLDPVFLEHFLRLEPFGPGYPEPVFALRNFEVRNASLVKDKHLKLFLWQEGLSLPAIAFRFGNEVPQRIRALAASLDLSPYQGRTYLQLRIKDLKI; the protein is encoded by the coding sequence ATGAAAAACGATCCCTCCTGGGTGGCAGCTCCACTTAATAAAAACTTAGTTCTAAAACTTGCAAGTGAACTGGAAATCCCCCCTTTATTGGTACACCTCCTTATAAACCGTGGTATTTCTTCGCCGCAAGAGATTTATCATCACCTGAACCCGCGCCTTAGCGACTTTCCAAACCCCTTTCTGCTTAAGGACATGGATAAAGCCGTAGCAAGCCTTGTGAAAGCAATCAAAAAGCAAGAAAAAATTGCCATTTACGGAGACTACGACGTGGATGGCACTACTGGTGCCGCTATCCTTTATCTCTTTTTAAAAGAACTTGGACTTAAGCCAGAAGTTATCTTCCCCCACCGCGAAAAAGACGGCTACGGGTTCCATGCCAAATTTATCCCACTTCTTAAGGAAAAGGGTATAAAACTGGTCTTAACTGTTGATTGTGGTATCACTTCCCACGAAGCAGTCTCTTTCGCGGCAAAATCGGGAATCGACGTTATCATCACCGACCACCACGAGTGTCCCAAGGAACTTCCCCCTGCCCTTGCGGTTATAAACCCCAAAAGACCTGAAAACCACTATCCTTTTCGTGAGTTAGCAGGCGTGGGAGTGGCTTTTGCTCTTTTAAGGGCGCTCCGCCAAAGGCTTTTTGAAGAAGGCTTTTTTGGAAGTTCTCCTCCAAAACTTAAAAGCTACCTTGACTTGGTAGCTCTCGGCACCATTGCTGACATAGTGCCTCTTATCGGAGAAAATCGCCTTATCGCCTGCTTTGGTCTGAAAGAGCTTTCTCAAAGCAAAAGACCAGGACTTGTCGCCCTGAAACGAGTAAGTGGCTACGAGAACGGCCAGGTTGATACTAATGGCATAATGTTCCGTCTGGCTCCCCGGATAAATGCTGCCGGACGCTTAAAACATGCAGAGCTTGCCTTTAAACTCTTAACCACCCCTTCTGAAGAAGAAGCGGAAAGCCTTGCCAAGGAACTTCATCTCCTAAATGCCCAGAGACAACAGCTTGAAGAACGCATTTTAAAGGAGGCCCTGGCTGAGATTGAAAATAAAATAGGCTTTGAAAAATCAGCCTACGTGCTAGCAGGAAACTGGCCCCTTGGCGTGATAGGTATCGTGGCCTCAAGGCTTCAGGAATCATTTTATCGCCCTGTTATTTTACTTTCTTTGCAAGAAGACCTTGCCCGGGGTTCTGGCAGAAGTATCCCGGAAATAAATCTTTATGAATGCCTTTGTGCCTGTAGTGATCACTTAAAGGCCTTTGGCGGCCATCCTGCCGCCGCTGGTTTAAAGCTTTGTCCGGAAAAAATCAAAGATTTTGCAAGCGCTTTTGAAAAGGCAGTAGCAAAATGTTTAGACGGGAAAATCCCAAGGCCCAAAATCCAGATTGACGCCTGGGTGCGTTTAAAACATCTCCTTGACCCGGTATTTTTAGAACATTTCCTTCGGCTTGAGCCCTTTGGCCCGGGGTATCCTGAACCAGTATTTGCCCTGAGAAACTTTGAAGTAAGAAATGCCAGCCTTGTAAAAGATAAGCACCTTAAGCTTTTTCTTTGGCAAGAGGGCTTAAGTCTTCCCGCCATTGCCTTTAGGTTTGGAAACGAAGTTCCTCAGAGGATACGAGCGCTTGCGGCTTCCCTTGACTTAAGTCCCTATCAAGGCAGAACCTATCTTCAATTGCGCATAAAAGATCTAAAAATTTAA
- a CDS encoding HU family DNA-binding protein, producing the protein MTQGRKEFFEAFYQRVGQNYARGRPSRFETRLALETILDLIEKALLCEDTISIAGFGKFEVKVSKPRIVRDFAKGELKKSRPKKRIVFTPSATLTRKLNF; encoded by the coding sequence ATGACCCAAGGGCGCAAAGAATTCTTTGAAGCCTTTTATCAGAGGGTTGGCCAAAATTATGCCAGAGGCCGACCCTCTCGTTTTGAAACAAGGCTTGCCCTTGAAACCATCCTTGACCTTATCGAAAAAGCACTCTTATGCGAAGACACGATAAGCATTGCGGGCTTTGGTAAATTCGAAGTCAAAGTTAGCAAACCGCGCATAGTGCGGGATTTTGCAAAGGGAGAGCTCAAAAAAAGCAGACCCAAAAAACGAATAGTTTTTACCCCTTCTGCTACCTTAACGCGCAAATTAAATTTTTAG
- the eno gene encoding phosphopyruvate hydratase, protein MGEILQISAREILDSRGNPTVEVEVWLEGGAYGRAAVPSGASTGSYEALELRDKDDTRYHGKGVLRAVENVNNVIAPELVGMESTAQAEIDLTLLELDGTENKRRLGANAILGVSMAIAQASAQELGLPLYAYLGGVGAKVLPVPLMNVINGGVHADNALDIQEFMIVPLGAPSFSEALRFGAETYHTLKKILKEKGYRTSVGDEGGFAPEVQSTEEALEILVSAIEKAGYRPGEDIALALDAAASEFFKDGKYEIEGKSLSAKELVSFYEKLITKFPIISIEDGCAEDDWEGWKLLNERLGGRIQLVGDDIFVTNIKRLSRGIEENVANAILIKLNQIGTVSETLDAIRMAQTSGWRTVVSHRSGETEDTFIADLSVAVNSGQIKTGAPCRSERVAKYNQLLRIEDDLGAAAIFAGKDAFRS, encoded by the coding sequence ATGGGAGAAATTTTACAGATATCTGCGCGGGAAATTTTAGACTCAAGGGGAAACCCCACTGTTGAAGTGGAGGTATGGCTTGAAGGAGGGGCTTACGGGCGCGCTGCAGTCCCATCTGGCGCATCCACCGGCTCCTATGAAGCCCTTGAATTAAGAGATAAAGACGACACCCGTTACCATGGCAAAGGTGTTCTGCGTGCTGTTGAAAACGTAAACAACGTCATCGCCCCTGAGCTTGTCGGGATGGAATCAACCGCGCAGGCTGAAATAGACCTAACCCTTCTTGAGCTAGACGGTACGGAAAACAAAAGGCGCTTGGGTGCTAATGCAATTTTGGGAGTTTCCATGGCGATAGCTCAAGCCTCTGCCCAGGAGCTAGGGCTTCCCCTTTACGCCTATCTTGGTGGGGTAGGGGCCAAGGTCTTGCCTGTTCCCCTTATGAACGTGATAAACGGCGGAGTCCATGCTGACAATGCCCTTGATATTCAGGAGTTTATGATTGTTCCACTTGGGGCCCCAAGCTTTTCTGAGGCACTGCGATTTGGCGCAGAAACTTATCATACGCTTAAAAAGATTCTAAAAGAAAAAGGTTATCGTACTTCTGTGGGTGATGAAGGTGGTTTTGCCCCTGAAGTTCAAAGCACTGAAGAGGCCCTTGAGATACTTGTCAGTGCTATTGAAAAGGCGGGTTACCGCCCTGGAGAAGATATTGCCCTTGCCCTTGATGCCGCGGCAAGCGAATTTTTCAAAGATGGCAAGTATGAAATCGAAGGTAAAAGCCTGAGTGCTAAAGAATTGGTTTCTTTTTATGAAAAGCTTATCACTAAATTCCCTATCATTTCCATTGAAGATGGCTGTGCTGAGGACGATTGGGAAGGCTGGAAGCTTCTCAACGAGCGTCTTGGCGGCCGCATTCAGCTAGTAGGAGACGATATTTTTGTCACCAACATTAAGCGCCTTTCCCGTGGCATTGAAGAAAACGTAGCTAACGCCATTTTGATTAAACTTAATCAGATTGGCACGGTCTCTGAGACCCTTGATGCCATCCGTATGGCCCAGACTTCTGGCTGGCGCACGGTGGTATCTCACCGTTCAGGGGAAACCGAAGACACCTTTATTGCTGACCTTTCAGTCGCGGTAAACAGCGGCCAAATTAAAACAGGGGCTCCCTGCCGAAGCGAAAGGGTGGCCAAATATAACCAGCTTCTTCGTATTGAAGACGACCTTGGGGCGGCGGCAATTTTTGCCGGTAAAGATGCCTTTCGTTCATGA
- a CDS encoding MTH1187 family thiamine-binding protein — protein MALMDISIIPLGTGSTSLSKYIADIEKYLIEKNIPHALTDMGTIIEGDVDTLLKIARELHEIPFKAGAKRVYMAIKIDDRRDKETHLGEKVKRVKSKL, from the coding sequence ATGGCACTTATGGACATAAGCATTATTCCTCTGGGCACTGGTTCAACAAGCCTTAGCAAATACATCGCAGACATTGAAAAATACCTCATAGAGAAAAACATCCCCCATGCCCTTACAGACATGGGAACTATTATCGAAGGTGATGTTGATACTTTGTTAAAAATTGCCCGCGAACTCCATGAAATCCCTTTTAAAGCTGGAGCTAAGAGAGTGTATATGGCCATTAAAATAGACGACCGTAGAGACAAGGAAACACACCTAGGGGAAAAGGTAAAAAGGGTCAAGAGCAAGCTTTAA
- a CDS encoding 4Fe-4S binding protein translates to MKFKKRTLSQLIFTLLANANIAFLWQKALYRGPLKGLCFPGLNCYSCPAALFACPLGALQQSLLSLRLLKAQALASLSYVLGFLFLYGIFLGRVVCGWICPFGFLQELIFRIKTSKLEIPRKLYLVKYVLLAIFVILLPAIMVTQTGYGKPWFCNLICPAGTLEAGLINLSLRDSLRALVGFLFYWKVMLLLAIMVLCVFYFRFFCAVLCPLGALYGLFNRLSLIKLTWRKEDCLDCHLCEKICPLNLKVPEELNGPECIRCLNCLNICPTRVIQLELSLEMAEKFDEKNLAVKKETCAQMEENQTN, encoded by the coding sequence ATGAAGTTTAAAAAGCGCACCCTTTCGCAACTCATCTTCACCCTCCTTGCCAATGCCAATATTGCCTTTTTGTGGCAAAAGGCCCTTTACCGCGGCCCTTTGAAAGGACTTTGCTTCCCGGGGCTTAATTGTTATTCCTGTCCTGCAGCACTTTTTGCCTGCCCTCTTGGAGCCCTTCAGCAAAGTCTTCTTAGTTTGCGGCTCTTAAAGGCCCAGGCCCTGGCTTCTCTTTCTTATGTGCTTGGGTTTCTTTTTCTTTACGGAATTTTTTTGGGAAGGGTTGTCTGCGGGTGGATCTGTCCTTTTGGTTTTTTGCAGGAGCTAATCTTTCGCATAAAGACCAGCAAGCTTGAAATTCCACGTAAACTTTACCTTGTAAAGTATGTTTTGCTCGCAATTTTTGTTATCTTGCTTCCTGCTATTATGGTCACCCAGACTGGTTATGGGAAACCCTGGTTTTGTAACCTCATTTGCCCGGCAGGAACCCTTGAAGCAGGGCTCATAAATCTTTCTTTGCGCGATTCTTTGCGAGCCCTTGTTGGTTTCCTTTTTTACTGGAAAGTTATGTTACTTCTGGCCATCATGGTTCTTTGTGTTTTTTATTTCCGCTTTTTTTGTGCGGTACTCTGCCCCCTTGGCGCGCTTTACGGGCTTTTCAACAGGTTAAGCCTTATTAAACTCACCTGGCGCAAGGAAGACTGCCTTGATTGCCATCTGTGCGAAAAAATATGTCCCCTTAACCTCAAAGTCCCTGAGGAGTTAAACGGCCCAGAGTGTATTCGTTGCCTAAATTGTTTAAATATTTGCCCTACCAGGGTTATCCAGCTGGAATTATCATTAGAAATGGCTGAAAAATTTGACGAAAAAAACTTAGCTGTTAAAAAAGAAACATGCGCCCAGATGGAAGAAAACCAGACGAATTAA
- the rph gene encoding ribonuclease PH: protein MRPDGRKPDELRPVKIIPHYLKYAEGSALIELGETKVICSVSVEEKVPAFLKDTGMGWITAEYAMLPRSTHTRTPRETSGKKGRSYEIQRLIGRSLRAVVDLSLLGERTFWVDCDVVQADGGTRTASITGAWVALALAFRKLMREGLLAHDPIKHHLAAISCGMVAGEVLLDLSYEEDSVAEVDANFVMTNDEKIVEIQTTAEKEPFDWEVFEKMKTLALKGIKELCAVQQEVLKNA, encoded by the coding sequence ATGCGCCCAGATGGAAGAAAACCAGACGAATTAAGACCAGTAAAGATAATCCCTCATTACCTTAAGTATGCTGAGGGCTCAGCCTTAATTGAGCTTGGAGAAACCAAAGTTATTTGCAGCGTTTCTGTGGAAGAAAAAGTCCCCGCCTTTTTGAAAGACACAGGCATGGGCTGGATTACCGCAGAATACGCCATGCTTCCCCGCTCAACCCATACACGCACGCCGCGTGAAACCTCTGGCAAAAAGGGGCGCTCTTATGAAATCCAGCGCCTTATTGGAAGAAGCCTGCGAGCGGTGGTTGATTTAAGCCTTCTTGGCGAGCGCACTTTTTGGGTTGATTGCGACGTTGTCCAGGCTGATGGTGGCACGCGTACTGCCTCAATAACAGGGGCATGGGTAGCCCTGGCTCTTGCCTTTCGTAAGCTTATGAGAGAAGGCCTTCTTGCTCATGATCCTATAAAACACCATCTTGCAGCCATAAGTTGTGGCATGGTGGCAGGCGAAGTGCTTCTTGATCTTTCCTACGAAGAAGACTCTGTCGCAGAGGTTGATGCCAATTTTGTTATGACTAACGATGAAAAAATCGTTGAAATTCAGACCACCGCAGAAAAAGAACCCTTTGATTGGGAAGTATTTGAAAAAATGAAGACTTTGGCCTTAAAAGGCATAAAAGAGCTTTGTGCCGTGCAACAAGAGGTGCTTAAAAATGCCTAA
- a CDS encoding XTP/dITP diphosphatase, which yields MPKEKITLVLATRNSGKIKEIKALLADLPVEVKSVGDFPQAPEVEETGKTFFENAFKKAKEVAEATGELCLADDSGIEVDALGGAPGVYSARFAGEDATDEANIAKLLKELEGIPPEKRSARFKCVMVVYHPSGKWFKAEGVWEGQITEEPKGNLGFGYDPVFLVPELGKTAAELTLEEKNKLSHRGKALAELKEKLKTFLCELS from the coding sequence ATGCCTAAAGAAAAAATCACCTTGGTGCTTGCCACGCGAAATTCGGGAAAAATAAAAGAAATAAAGGCCCTTTTAGCTGATCTTCCCGTTGAAGTAAAAAGTGTAGGGGATTTTCCTCAGGCTCCAGAGGTAGAAGAAACTGGCAAGACTTTTTTTGAAAACGCCTTTAAAAAGGCCAAAGAAGTTGCTGAGGCCACTGGGGAGCTTTGTCTTGCTGATGACTCAGGGATTGAGGTAGATGCCTTAGGCGGAGCCCCTGGGGTTTATTCCGCGCGTTTTGCCGGAGAAGATGCCACTGATGAGGCCAATATTGCCAAGCTCCTTAAAGAATTAGAAGGAATCCCTCCTGAAAAACGAAGCGCACGTTTTAAGTGTGTAATGGTGGTTTATCATCCCTCTGGCAAATGGTTTAAGGCTGAGGGAGTCTGGGAAGGGCAAATTACCGAAGAACCCAAAGGAAACCTTGGTTTTGGCTACGATCCCGTTTTTTTGGTGCCAGAGCTTGGAAAAACCGCCGCTGAACTTACCTTGGAAGAAAAAAATAAGCTAAGCCACCGAGGAAAGGCCTTAGCTGAGTTGAAAGAAAAATTAAAAACGTTTCTTTGCGAGCTTTCATGA
- a CDS encoding CoA-binding protein codes for MKRECTLPNYTDISALAKEIVSQSKNIAIVGASAKEERPSFQVMKYLLEHGFKVVPVNPGQKEILGQKCYRRLSEIPAEEKIDTVIIFRRADQVPPIVREALSCGIKNIWLQEGIVSEEAQDLAKKAGGRLVMNLCFKKVHQLISQK; via the coding sequence ATGAAAAGAGAATGTACTTTGCCTAATTACACCGATATTTCCGCCTTAGCTAAAGAAATAGTCTCTCAAAGCAAAAACATAGCCATTGTTGGGGCAAGCGCTAAAGAAGAACGCCCAAGCTTTCAGGTAATGAAATATTTGCTTGAGCACGGATTCAAAGTAGTCCCGGTTAATCCCGGACAAAAAGAAATCCTTGGCCAAAAATGCTATCGGCGACTCTCTGAGATTCCTGCGGAAGAAAAAATAGACACTGTTATTATTTTTAGGCGTGCCGACCAGGTCCCACCTATTGTACGTGAGGCCTTATCCTGTGGCATAAAAAACATCTGGTTGCAAGAAGGCATTGTAAGCGAGGAGGCACAAGATCTTGCTAAAAAAGCTGGCGGGCGTTTGGTCATGAATCTTTGCTTCAAAAAGGTCCACCAACTAATCTCTCAGAAATAA
- a CDS encoding radical SAM protein, which translates to MPSLLTSEKGVFKKRWRGRVPVALVFPNTYHVGMSNLGFRLVYETLNAYDEIVCERFFLPEDGKPLRSVESNRPLTDFSLVLFSVSFEADLVNLVKILEQAGIPPLRTERKKDSPILAGGIATWLNPDPFTPFVDGFLIGEIEAFSADLVSALLGEKAIEEIPCYLDAKYEVSFDADGFLKEIKTAPIKRVFTQEISRPPFSGLITKETEFADTYLLEVGRGCGRGCRFCAAGILYRPPRPWPKEILHKAVSFIPDKAKVGLVGLEFANQETIIELARRLLAKDCTITFSSLRADALTEDFARLLVRQKTATIAPEAGTERLRRIINKGLDEEAILSATELLAKEGIKALKLYFMIGLPFETDEDLRGIVNLAKKIRHTLDKVTRPKGYVVEIRLSVASFVPKPHTPFQWVPFENKGSLKKKITWLKKESRKIASTRFTADLPKWAAMQALIARGDRRLKNFILALARGKNLSQAFASLPLNPLFILARERQKEELFPWEVIDLGVKKEFLYEEWVRARQGKTSPPCHLGKCKRCGACL; encoded by the coding sequence ATGCCATCATTATTAACCAGTGAAAAAGGCGTATTCAAAAAGCGCTGGCGTGGAAGAGTTCCCGTAGCCCTTGTCTTTCCCAACACCTACCACGTGGGCATGTCAAATCTTGGTTTTCGCCTGGTTTATGAAACATTAAACGCATACGACGAAATAGTTTGCGAAAGATTTTTTCTCCCAGAAGACGGAAAACCCCTGCGTTCGGTGGAATCAAACAGACCTCTTACTGATTTTTCCCTTGTCCTTTTTTCAGTTTCTTTTGAAGCTGACCTTGTTAACCTGGTAAAAATCTTAGAACAAGCAGGCATACCACCCCTGAGGACTGAGAGAAAAAAAGATAGTCCTATCCTGGCAGGGGGCATTGCTACCTGGCTTAACCCTGATCCTTTCACCCCTTTTGTGGATGGCTTTTTGATTGGCGAAATAGAAGCTTTTTCTGCAGACTTGGTTTCTGCCCTTTTGGGTGAAAAAGCTATCGAAGAGATCCCCTGTTATCTTGATGCCAAATACGAAGTCTCTTTTGATGCAGACGGCTTTTTAAAAGAGATAAAGACTGCTCCTATAAAAAGAGTCTTTACCCAAGAGATAAGCCGTCCTCCCTTTTCGGGTCTTATCACCAAAGAAACTGAATTTGCAGATACTTACCTTTTGGAAGTGGGAAGAGGCTGCGGGCGTGGGTGTCGTTTTTGTGCGGCAGGCATCCTTTATCGCCCGCCAAGGCCCTGGCCCAAAGAGATTCTTCATAAAGCCGTATCTTTTATCCCTGATAAGGCTAAGGTAGGGCTTGTGGGGCTTGAGTTTGCAAACCAAGAAACCATCATTGAACTTGCCAGGAGGCTTCTTGCCAAAGACTGCACGATCACTTTTTCGTCCCTTAGGGCTGACGCCCTTACAGAAGACTTTGCAAGGCTTTTGGTTAGGCAAAAAACTGCTACTATTGCCCCTGAGGCTGGCACCGAAAGGCTAAGACGCATCATAAACAAGGGATTAGACGAAGAAGCAATTCTTTCTGCCACAGAACTCCTTGCTAAAGAAGGTATAAAAGCCCTTAAACTTTATTTTATGATAGGCCTTCCCTTTGAAACTGATGAAGACTTAAGGGGAATTGTAAACTTAGCAAAAAAAATAAGACACACCCTTGATAAGGTAACACGCCCTAAAGGATACGTGGTTGAAATAAGACTTAGCGTGGCTTCTTTTGTCCCAAAGCCGCACACGCCTTTTCAGTGGGTACCCTTTGAAAACAAAGGCTCCCTTAAAAAGAAAATTACCTGGTTAAAAAAGGAATCACGCAAAATAGCAAGTACCAGGTTTACCGCAGATCTTCCCAAATGGGCTGCCATGCAGGCCCTTATCGCAAGAGGAGATAGACGCCTTAAAAACTTTATCCTGGCTTTAGCCAGGGGGAAAAATCTATCTCAGGCCTTTGCAAGCCTGCCCCTAAATCCGCTTTTTATTCTTGCCAGAGAGCGCCAAAAAGAAGAGCTGTTCCCCTGGGAGGTAATAGACTTAGGGGTTAAAAAAGAATTTTTGTATGAAGAATGGGTACGGGCTCGCCAGGGGAAAACAAGCCCGCCCTGCCATCTTGGGAAATGTAAGCGCTGTGGTGCTTGCCTCTAA
- a CDS encoding PilZ domain-containing protein: MSEEKRNYIRIYDHVLLRLKPLSREEFERKLENYREGKESPWIDPIRPPGEVLKLETYLKRLRDKDRDLAGVLQILNHKLDRILIKLLGEEFLEGFQETEANLSAGGLRIRFPKKLEVGAIFEIDLGLLPDWIFIKTFGEVIRVEKSEENGYEVAFKFIWITEADQDKLVQHIFRQQVLQLKATKRVQKS, encoded by the coding sequence ATGAGCGAGGAAAAAAGAAACTATATCCGCATATATGACCACGTTCTTTTACGTTTAAAACCCCTCAGCCGTGAAGAATTCGAACGCAAGCTTGAAAATTACCGTGAGGGCAAGGAAAGCCCCTGGATTGACCCCATTCGTCCGCCAGGAGAAGTACTCAAACTTGAAACTTACCTTAAACGTCTTAGGGACAAAGACAGGGACCTTGCAGGAGTTCTCCAGATACTGAACCACAAGCTTGATCGTATTTTGATAAAACTCCTTGGGGAGGAATTTTTAGAAGGTTTTCAGGAAACAGAGGCCAATCTTAGTGCTGGTGGGTTAAGGATTCGTTTCCCCAAAAAGCTAGAGGTTGGGGCTATCTTTGAAATAGACCTTGGGCTTTTGCCGGACTGGATTTTTATTAAAACCTTTGGAGAAGTTATCCGCGTGGAAAAAAGTGAAGAAAACGGTTACGAAGTTGCTTTTAAGTTCATCTGGATAACCGAAGCTGATCAAGACAAGCTGGTGCAACACATTTTTAGACAGCAGGTCCTTCAACTAAAAGCCACCAAAAGGGTACAAAAATCTTAG
- a CDS encoding flagellar motor protein MotB, with translation MAKTEPQRKKNEGGGAPKWMTTFADLMSLLMCFFVLLLSFSEMDPAKFKEVAGSLRDAFGVQREEIVFQLPKGISVVTTEFPPKFTVDDLLERIRATVKLEMIKGEIQIESLKDRVVLRFKDEVMFPKGSAELTPRAKQILLKVGEILELFDGEIIVAGHTDDTPIVRGKYRSNWELSAARAVSVVEFLLKHKFVLPRQVAAVGYGPSRPLYPNDTEKHRAANRRVEIILLQQKNPLLKYQEAFSGAKEQEPLPEEAK, from the coding sequence ATGGCCAAAACTGAACCCCAGCGCAAAAAAAACGAGGGAGGCGGAGCACCAAAATGGATGACCACCTTTGCCGACCTTATGTCTCTGCTCATGTGCTTTTTCGTTTTGCTTCTTTCCTTCTCAGAGATGGATCCCGCAAAATTTAAAGAAGTAGCAGGATCATTGCGCGATGCCTTTGGCGTGCAGCGCGAAGAAATTGTCTTTCAGTTACCCAAAGGGATTAGCGTAGTAACCACTGAGTTTCCACCTAAATTTACCGTAGATGACTTGCTTGAGCGAATCCGCGCTACGGTAAAACTTGAAATGATAAAAGGGGAGATCCAGATAGAAAGCTTAAAAGACCGCGTTGTCTTGCGTTTCAAGGACGAAGTTATGTTTCCTAAAGGTAGCGCTGAGCTTACTCCCCGGGCCAAGCAAATCCTCTTAAAAGTAGGAGAAATTCTGGAACTTTTTGACGGAGAAATCATAGTCGCAGGCCATACCGATGATACGCCCATTGTGAGGGGAAAATATCGTTCCAACTGGGAGCTTTCTGCGGCAAGGGCGGTTTCTGTGGTAGAGTTTTTGCTTAAACACAAATTTGTACTCCCGCGGCAGGTGGCTGCCGTAGGTTACGGCCCAAGCAGGCCCCTTTACCCCAATGATACTGAAAAGCACCGGGCAGCTAACCGACGGGTTGAAATAATTTTGCTTCAACAAAAAAATCCGCTTCTTAAGTACCAGGAAGCGTTCTCTGGTGCTAAAGAACAGGAACCTTTGCCTGAGGAGGCCAAATGA